A region of Diadema setosum chromosome 15, eeDiaSeto1, whole genome shotgun sequence DNA encodes the following proteins:
- the LOC140239064 gene encoding putative oxidoreductase YteT, which produces MVTAILIGAGIRGQVYAGYALDFPDKLKIVGVADPRKFVRTHMQRVFNISQENMFEDWTQIVAKSKFANAAIIATPDRHHKEPALACATKGYHILLEKPMAVTEEDCREIVRTCKENNVILAVCHVLRYFPPTKKIKELVMSGAIGEVVNIQHLEPIGFYHFAHSFVRGNWRREDDSTFSLLAKCWHDVDLIHWWMGENKCQRISSFGSLQHFRRENKPVGAGSRCTDCSIETSCPYSAKKLYLENVLTGNVGPPVSVLTDVPTPESVKKALETGPYGRCVYESDNDVCDNQVVNMFFEGGRTASLTMVAFTKKIGERQIRIFGTKGELTYSDGSSIHLFDFTTRLTKEIYPWSIAPMRTRLTGHGCADFFLMQNFVEAVANDDPSMILTGPDDTLASHLITFAAERARRQNRVVSMETPMDW; this is translated from the exons ATGGTCACTGCAATTTTGATCGGTGCCGGTATCCGAGGTCAGGTATACGCTGGTTATGCCCTTGACTTCCCCGACAAACTTAAG ATTGTCGGAGTAGCAGACCCAAGAAAATTTGTGCGAACACACATGCAAAGAGTCTTCAACATCTCTCAGGAAAACATGTTTGAAG ACTGGACTCAAATTGTAGCAAAGAGTAAATTTGCTAATGCTGCTATCATCGCGACTCCAGACAGACACCATAAA gaaccAGCACTGGCTTGTGCTACGAAGGGATATCACATTCTACTGGAAAAACCTATGGCA GTCACGGAGGAGGATTGCCGGGAGATCGTACGGACCTGTAAGGAGAACAATGTCATCCTAGCGGTGTGCCACGTCCTTAGATACTTCCCGCCTACCAAGAAGATCAAGGAACTCGTCATGTCGGGGGCCATCGGCGAAGTCGTCAACATCCAGCATCTAGAACCG ATCGGGTTCTATCACTTCGCACACTCCTTCGTCCGCGGCAACTGGCGCAGGGAAGATGACTCGACTTTCTCGCTGCTCGCAAAATGCTGGCACGACGTTGACCTCATACATTGGTGGATGGGGGAAAATAA GTGTCAGCGGATTTCATCCTTTGGATCCTTACAACACTTTCGACGGGAAAATAAG CCAGTGGGAGCCGGATCGAGATGTACGGACTGTAGTATCGAGACATCATGTCCATACTCAGCGAAGAAACTCTACCTTGAAAATGTACTCACG GGTAATGTTGGACCGCCGGTCTCGGTCTTAACAGACGTCCCGACACCAGAATCGGTCAAGAAGGCTCTGGAGACCGGGCCGTACGGGAGATGCGTGTACGAAAGCGACAACGACGTGTGTGACAACCAG GTTGTGAATATGTTCTTCGAAGGTGGAAGAACAGCATCACTGACAATGGTAGCATTCACCAAGAAGATTGGCGAGAGACAAATCCGGATATTCGGCACAAAG GGAGAGCTGACATACTCAGATGGTTCGTCCATTCATCTTTTTGACTTTACAACGAGACTGACCAAAGAGATCTATCCCTGGTCCATCGCCCCCATGAGAACAAGACTCACCGGTCATGGCTGCGCTGACTTCTTCCTCATGCAAAACTTTGTTGAAGCTGTCGCT AATGATGATCCTTCAATGATCCTAACTGGTCCGGATGACACTCTTGCGAGCCACCTCATCACGTTCGCGGCTGAGAGGGCAAGGCGTCAGAACAGAGTCGTTTCCATGGAGACGCCAATGGACTGGTGA